ATGCCGACATGGGCGGTTCCGGGCGGCACGCCGGGAATCCTCACTCTTTTCACCTTCTGCACCGGACTCATGGGCGTTTTCCTCGCGATCCCGATGAAGCGCCAGATGATCAATCACGAACAGCTCCCGTTTCCGTCGGGAATCGCCGCCGCGGAAACCCTGCGAAGCCTCTACAGCAAGAGCCTCGAGGCCATCCACAAGGCGTACGCGCTCGTCATCGCGCTCGCGCTCGGATTGCTTGTCGGCTTCCTGCGCGTCGGCGACGATGTGCTCGACAAGGTCTCGTTTCTCCGCAAGTTCTTCGATTTCTTCGGCAATCGCATCCGCATCCCCAGCGAGATCGAGATGCGTTTTATCGATCGGCTCTACCCCGGACAAAGGCACGCGGCAGGATTCGCCTTTGAGCCGTCCGCTCTTTTGATCGCCGCGGGCATGATCGTGGGAATGCGCATCAGCCTCTCGCTCGTTCTGAGTTCGCTCCTGCTCTACGCGGTCGTCGGGCCGAAGCTCGCCGCGGTCGATGCCGCACATCTTGAAGCTCCGGCGATGGCGGTGCTCGAAGCCTCGCAAGCAACTTCCAAAGCCCCCGCGCCCCCGGCCGATGTCGCCGCTTCTGCGGTCGCTGCTGCGGTCAGCGCCGCCGAAAAACTGGGCCTCGATGCCGCACCGGTTCGCACAGCGGCACAGAATGCGGCGACGATCCAGCTCGACGAGATCGCCGCGGCACAAGCGGAAGCGGAGCGCGTCGCAAAGAAAGAAAACCGCTCAGCGAAGAAACTCTCCGAAAGCGAACTTGCCGATCAGCGCGACGCCATTGCAACGGGAATCGGCAACGCCGCCGCGAAGACCGCAGCATTCAACTACGCAAACCGCGAGGCGATCAAGGCCGGCGACGCCGCCGCCGCGTCCGCCAAAGCCGCCGGACAAAATGAAGCCCAGATCGAAGCGGCTCGCGCCGCGGCGTTCAATCCCCTTCGCTATCAACCGAACTTCATCTGGGACTGGGGCGGAGGCACCATCACGATCACCCGCTGGTCGCTCTGGGGTGGCACCTCGCTCATGGTGTTTTCCTCGCTCATGGCCGTGGCACTCCAATGGAAGACGCTCGTTCGCGCATTCCGGGGCCAGCGCGCAGAAGCCGGCCTTCACGAGCGCGCGGAACTCTCTCGGATCGAAGTGCCGGGCATGTGGATGATCCTTGGCATGGTGCCGATCACCATCGCGATGGTCTGGCTACAGATTCAAGCGTTCAAAGTCAGTTGGTACGCGGGGATCATCGCGGTGGCGATGTCCTTTGTGCTCTCGCTTGTGGCTTCTCGAGCAACCGGAGAAACCGACACCACACCGATCGGCGCGATGGGCAAAGTCATGCAGCTCATGTTTGCAGGCTTGGCGCCCGCCAATATCAGCGCGAATCTTGCCTCTGCCGGAATTGCGGCAAACAGCGCTTCTTCCTCGGCCGACTTGCTGACGGATCTTAAGACCGGCTACCTGCTCGGCGCCAATCCGCGCAAGCAGTTCTTGGCGCAGTTCTTCGGCGTCTTCTTCGGAACCGTCGCGATCGTCCCGATCTGGTACCTGATGGTACCCAACCGCGAGAAACTCGAGTCGTTCGCGCTTCCGTCTACGCGCGCGTGGGAAGCCGTCGCGCGCGTGCTCGTGCGTGGCGTCGCCGAATTGCCTCCTTCCGCGGTTTGGGCGATCTTCATCGGCGCCGTCGTCGGCGTCATCCTTCCGATCGTCGATCGGCTCTTGCCTCAGAAGTATCGCGGATACATGCCCTCGGCGACCGGCATGGGTCTGGCTTGGGTTATGCCGTTCAACAACGCGTTTTCATTCTTCATCGGCGCGGTCATCGCGCTCGTCTGGTCGAAAATCGCGTCGAAGTCCTGCGAGAAGTACAACGTGCCGATCGCATCCGGACTCATCGCCGGTGAGTCGCTCATGGCGGCGGCTCTCGCCATCACCGCAACGGTCGTCGGCTTGATGATTCAGGCCGGCTGGATTCTTTGAATCACCAATTGGATCCCGGTCTGAACTCGAACTCATCCCCCGGATTCGGGTACCCTTCCGAACCCATGGCTATCCCCACTCTTACCGACGAACAAGTCCGTACCTGGTCGCGCGAGCAGAAGGATCGCTGGTGGCTGGAGAACGTCTTCCGCGGCAGCATGCCCCAGCTCACGTTCCGCGCCGCGCTCACCGGATTCCTGCTCGGCGGCATCCTTTCGGCAACGAACCTTTACGTCGGCGCCAAGACCGGCTGGACGCTCGGTGTCGGACTCACCAGCGTCATTCTCTCGTTCTCCATATACCGGCTCCTGTCGCGCTTCGGCATGCGCGACATGACCATTCTCGAGAACAACTGCACACAGTCGGTCGCTACCGCCGCGGGCTACATGACCGGCCCGCTCATCAGCGGCATTACCGCCTACATGTGGGTGCAGAACCAGCTCATGCCCTGGTGGCAGATGCTGCTCTTCAATGTCGTCCTGTCGATCCTCGGCGTGCTCGTTGCCTTCCCCATGAAGCGCCGCTTCATCAACGACGAACAGCAGCCGTTTCCGGAAGGCCGTGCCTGCGGCGTCGTGCTCGACACGCTCTACACATCGCACGCCGCCGTGGGGATGTTCAAAGCCAAGGCGCTCGCGATCGCCGCCGGGCTCACGGGGCTGCTCTCGTTCCTGATGGGCGAGAGTTATCTCAAGGCGCTCCACGCGCTCTACCTCGTCTTCAAGACCGGTGAAAAATGGCAGGCGGTTCTTGTCAACTACAAAGACCAACTCGATCAAACTTGGCATCTGCCCCACAACATCGAGGGCTTCTACACCTGGCTCGGCAAAAAGGGTTGGGAACCGGCGATCGGCGGCATCCCGCTCCGCCAACTCGCTCTCACCCCCGCACTCGACCTCGCGATGGTCGGCGCAGGCGCGCTCATGGGCATCAAATCGGCAAGCAGTCTGCTTATCGGCATGATGATTAACTTCGCCGTGATCGCGCCCATCATGATCAACTACGGAGAGATTCAGCCAAAGAGCGGCAGCCTCGCCGCGGGCGACGCCGTCTTCGGGCGAGTCCAGATTCTCAACACTTGGTCGCTCTGGTGGGGCATCGTCATGATGGTGGTCGCTTCGCTGACGGCGCTCTTCGCGCGACCGAAGATCTTCATCGAAGCGTTCAAGGGTCTCACCCGCCGTGGCGACCGGCCGCACGACCCCGTTCGCCACATCGAATTGCCCCTGTGGGTTTCGTTCGTCGGCATCCCGATCGTCGGCGCGATCGGCGTGTGGATGGCCACCGCGTGGTTCGGCGTCCCGGTCATCTTCGGGGCGACCGCGATTCCCATGGTGATCGTGCTGACGCTTATCGCCGCGAGCAGCACGGCGCTCACCGGCACGACGCCGACGGGCGCTCTCTCGAAGATCCCGCAGTTCACCTACGGCGCGCTCGACCCCAAGCACCCGCCCACCAATCTCATGACCGGCGTCATGTGCGTGGAAGTCGCGAGCAACGCCAGCAATCTGCTGATGGATATCAAGCCCGGCTACATGCTCGGCGCTAAGCCACGCCAGCAGGCATGGGCCCACACCATCGGAATCACGGCGGGCGCGATGGCCAGCGTGCCCCTGTTCTATGCCCTGTTTCTTTCCAGCTACCGGCCCGGCGACAACGTCGAACAAAAAATGGTCACCGGCCAGTTCGGATTTCCGTCGGCTCTTCAGTGGAAGGGCGTTTCGGAACTCGTGACATCCATTTTCGGTGGCGGGACAGGATCGCTGCTCACCACCTCCATCGTGTGGTCCATGGTGATCGCGGGAGTCATGGGCCTTGTCTTCGAGGTGATACGAATCAGAACCAAGGGCAAGTTTCCTCTCAGCCCGCTCGCCATCGGTTTGGGCGTTGTGGTGCCCCCCGAATCCACTATGGCAATGTTTGCAGGCGCCGCGTTCTTCTGGCTGATGCACAAGATCTACTACGCCCGAAAGGACAGTTTCGGCCATCGCTTGTGGATCGACACGCACGAACCCATCTGCGCCGGCATCATCGCCGGTGCGGCACTCGTTGGTATCGGCGACATCCTCGTTCGCGTCTTCGCTCTTGCTCCCCCTCAAGCGTGATCGCCGCAACCGCCACAAAGGCTAAAAAACAGGCTTGTTTTGATCTTTCAGTATCAATTGAAACCCGCTCGGCGGCCCTCTACCCTGAGCCATGCCCGCGGTTCTTGATCACTCGGTGTCCGGCGTTCGAATCGACTCGCGGCTGAGCAGTATTCGCGCGAAGATTGATTCCGGCCAGCGCCTCTCGCTCGAAGACGGCGAACTCCTCTTCACCACGCCCGACATCTGGACGGTTTGTGAGCTGGCCGATTCGGTGCGCCGCCGCCTCCACGGCGATATCGCCTACTACAACATCAACCGCCACCTGAACTACTCCAACATCTGCGCGCTCTCGTGCAAGTTCTGCGAGTTCTATCGCAAGAAGGACGACGACGGCGCCTACACGCGCGACATGGAGTATGTGAAAGATCAGGTGCGCCAGGCGGTGGAGAACGGCGCGACGGAGATGCACTCCGTCGGCGGGCTGCATCCGTACTTGCCGTTTTCGTACTACACCGATCTCGTCAGCACCATCCGCGATACCGCCCGCTCGCTTGGCAGCGAGCTCCACGTCAAAGCCTTCACCGCCGTCGAGATCGTTCACCTCGCGAAGATCGCCAAGGTCTACAAGGCCGATGACCGCGTCAGCGGCATCCGCTTCGTCCTCGAAAGACTCAAAGAGGCCGGGCTCGGTTCGCTGCCTGGAGGCGGCGCCGAAGTCTTCGACGACCGCGTGCATGATGAGGCCTTCAAGGGCAAGATTCGCTCGGATGTCTGGCTCGATGTCCACCGCGTTGCACACGAACTCGGACTCAACACGAACGCGACGATTCTGTACGGTCACATCGAAGAGCGCGAAGACAGGCTTGTGCACATGGACATGCTCCGCCGGGCGCAGGATCGCGCGCTGGCGCGGATGGGGTATGAAGGGGTCAAGGTGTCCAGGTGTCAAGGTGTCCAGAGCGGGGGAATTGAAGCGCACGGCGCCATCGGCCATCTTGGCTACTCCGGCGACGAGGGCACGGATGTTCCGGTCATCACGCTGACGCGCGAAAACACGCCGCTTCCCGAGCGCGTTGCCTTTGGTTCCCCCTCGACACCTCGACACCTCGACACCTTGGCACCTCCACAGGCCGACACCTCAACACCTTCTTCCAGCGGCTACTTCCAGACCATCATCCCTCTCCCGTTCTTCCCCGACGGCAGCGATCTCGAGCATCTCCCCGGCCCGGCGGGACTCGAGAATCTGCGCACGCTCGCGATCGCGCGCCTCATGCTCGACAACTTCCCGCATGTCAAAGCCTTCTGGATCATGCAGACGCTTCCGATGGCGCAGCTCATGCTCCAGTCCGGCGCCGACGATATCGACGGCACGGTCGTCTGGTACGACATCACGAAAGTTGGCGGCAGCAGCACGCACCAGGAAGTCAACGTCTGGACACTGCAGAAGGCGATCCGCGAAGCAGGGTTCAAGCCGGTGGAACGCGACACGTTGTACAGGCGCGTGTCGCGAGATGGAAACCTGTGGCGCGTCGCTGACGATCGATCTTGATCAATTCAGAGCCGCGGACTTCAGTCCGCGCGGACCTTCCTCAAGCTCCGCAACCTTTCACTGTCCAAGCCATAGGATCGCCTACCCGCGACCCTCATGGCTACTTCCAAACGCTCCCACCACTCGAAAGCAAAGCACGATCCGTTCGCGGCACTCCGTCACCCCAACTACCGCCTGTTCGCCGCCGGCTTCGTCACCTCCGCCACGGGCCTTCAGATGATGGCGATGGCGCTCGCGTGGGAGATCTACGAACGCGCCAGCGCCGAAAATTTCCTCGGCCCCAAGGGCGCCGCCCTCGCGCTCGGCTTCATCGGCCTGGCCCGCGCGCTCCCGGTCGTGATCATGGCCCTTCCCGCGGGCTACGTCATCGATTCCTTCGACCGCAAGCGCGTGCTGTTTCTCACCCAATCGGGCTTCGCGATCATGGCGGCGCTGCTCGCGTTCGCCTCATTCTCAACGGCCTCGCTCTGGCTCATGTTCCTGTTGATCACGCTTTCCGGCTGTGTGCGCTCATTTAACGGGCCGACGCGCTCCAGCCTTCTCCCCGATCTTGTTCCCGAGCACGATTTTCCCAACGCCGTCACCTGGAACAGCGGCATGTTCCAGGTCGCCGCGGTCGCCGGGCCGCTCATCGCCGGCTACATCATCTATCACGTCCACCACGCCTGGCCCGTTTACGCGATCTCCGCGATTCTCTGCGCCGTCTTCGCGCTCACCACGCTCGGGCTCAGGCCGATCTCTCACCACACCGCGGCCCGCGGCAAGATGTCGCTCGCCGGCATGCTCGACGGGCTCAGCCACCTCTGGAAAGAGCGCACCATCTTCGCCGCGATCACGCTCGATCTCTTCGCGGTGCTGCTCGGCGGCGCGACCGCGCTCCTCCCCATCTACGCGAGCGACATCCTGCACGTCGGCGCGGTCGGGCTCGGCTGGCTCAAGGCCGGTCCGTACATCGGTGCCGGCGTGATGGCTCTCGTGCTCGCGTGGTTCCCGCTCATCCGGCGCGCAGGTCCGGCCATGCTGCTCTCGATCGCGGGCTTCGGATTCTGCACGATCATCTTCGGCATCTCGACTTCGTTTGCGCTCTCCATGACCATGCTCGTCCTGCTCGGCGCCCTCGACAGCATCTCAATCGTCGTGCGCCACGTGCTTGTTCAGCTCCGAACCCCGCGCCATCTGCGCGGCCGCGTTTCCGCCGTCAACAGCGTCTTCATCGAATGCTCGAACGAACTCGGCGCCTTCGAATCCGGCCTCGTCGCTCGGTTCTTCGGTCCGATCATCAGCGTCGTGAGCGGCGGCCTCGGCACGATCCTCGTCGTCGCGGGCGTCGCCTGGCTCATCCCCGAAATCCGCCGCCTCGACAAGCTGCACGACAAGCCCATCGATCTCGCCGAAGATGCTGGGAAGTAGCAACCCGTTCTTCGCCTTTGCTCGTTCCCACTGCACGAACCGCCCCGACCCCCTGCCCCGCCCGCCCCGCTTCTCTCTATACTCGCCGCGTCGGGCCCACTCCGGACCCGAACCGCGGAGTTCTCTTCATGCCCACTCCAGTCCTGATCGGTCTCGGCGTCGTCGGCGGGATCATCCTTCTGATCTTCATCACGATCTTCTTCCAGTTCGCCGCGCTCTGGTTCCAGGCCCTGCTGAGCAATGCCAGCGTCGGAATCTTCGACATGATTGCGATGCGGTTCCGGAAAGTAGACGTGCGCACCATCGTCTACAGCCGTATCCGTGCCGTGAAGGCGGGCATGGACATCCCGACAAACGCGCTCGAAACGCACTACCTCGCCGGCGGGCGCGTGCCCCACGTGATCAACGCTCTGATTTCGGCCCAGAAAGCCAAGATCCCGCTCACCTGGGACGTCGCGACCGCCATCGATCTCGCCGGGCGCGACATCGTCGATGCCGTGCAAACCAGCGTCAACCCGAAAGTCATCGACTGCCCCGCTCAAAACGGCCCCCGCGCAACGATCGACGCAGTCGCGAAAGACGGCATCCAGCTCCGTTGCAAAGCCCGCGTCACGGTCCGAACCAACATCGCTCGCCTCGTCGGCGGCGCGACCGAAGAGACGATCATCGCTCGCGTGGGTCAGGGAATCGTCTCTACAATCGGCTCCGCGGCAGATCACAAGGCCGTGCTCGAGAACCCGGACCAGATCAGCAAGACCGTGATGCGTTCGGGCCTCGACGCCGGCACCGCGTTCGAAATCCTCTCGATCGACATCGCCGATGTCGATGTCGGCGACAACATCGGCGCCAAGCTCCAGGCAGATCAGGCGCAGGCCGACAAGGCCCGCTTCCAGGCGGAAGCCGAAAAGCGCCGCGCCCTTGCCATGGCGCTCGAGCAGGAAAACAAGGCCAAGATCCAGGAAAACCAGGCGATCGTGACGCTCGCGCAGGCCGAGGTGCCAAAGGCTATGTCCGATGCTCTTCGCAACGGCCGCCTGGGAGTCATGGATTACTACCGCCTGCAGAATGTCCAGGCCGACACCGCGATGCGCGCGGGCATCGCAGGCGACACGAACAATCTGCCGAACCAGGGCTGAGCCATCCGGATTCCCTCTCGGCTCGCAGCGTCGAATCGAGTGGTCCGCTCCACATTCCGCACGAGCAGAGTCGCCGGCGCGCACCGGAATCTCGATTCCCCAAAAAAGTCACGAGGCCCGCGATATCGCGGGCCCTGTAACTTTTTCTCTTCCCAGACTCGGCCGAAACTCAAACCAATTAGCGGCGGCGACGGGCGGCGATCAATCCGCCAAATCCCAAGAGCGCCATCGACGCGGGCGTCGGAACCAACTGACCGGCAACACCGGTCGAAACTTCGCGGAAGTCGTGATCCATGTTCGAATTCACGGGCTCCGCGAGGTGAATCTGAACGATCGAACCATCGAGCGGTTGGAGCGCCATCGGCACGCCCATGTTCCACGAGCCTGTTTCACCCGTGAACGGCAGGACGGCCACCGGATTCGGAATCAGCACCGCGCCGCGGATCGCGCCGTTGAAGAACACGGCGCCGCCGAACATCACCCAGTCGCCGGCAAGCTGGCCGGTGAGGATATTTCCAAGGGTGTCAACCGCCTTGAATGTCCCGTTGCCCGACGCCATGTTTCCGACTCGACCGAAGAAGCTCAGGTCGATCTCGAAGCTCGCGATCGTGCGGCTCGTGAACCCGGGGTTGAACACAGCAGTGCCCGCGCCGGGGTTCGGAACAAGGCTCACGCTGCCGTCTGATTGCAACGCGCCGTTCGAAACAGCCGTCGCCTTGAACGCACCCGTATCACCGATCGGGTTGTAGGCGTATTGCCCCGACAGATTGGTGTACGTAAAGGTCACCAGCGGTCCGGCCGACGCAAGGCTCGCAAGCCCCATCGTCAGTCCCGCCGCAACAGCAAGCTTGGTCGTATTCAAAGTCTTCACCACAGCTCCTCTCCCATCCTCTTGGCGGACCGTCACCTCAATGACTGGTCCGATGCGGACACCCAAGAGACCCGCCCGGTCGCCAACGGACGCGACCACAAAGGCCGGGACTCTCCCACGTGTCAAACATGCACCAGCCCGCAAGAACGGCAAGGCAACTGGCATGAAAAGTTGTGGTTGCTCCACAAAATTGCCCGGACGCGCACGCATTGCGGGCTTACCGGACGTCCCTCGCTATGCCATACACGCAAAACAAACAAGGCCAACCGCTTCGGTTGGCCTTTGTTCGATTTGGTATTTCGCAAGACTCAACGCCGGCGACGCGCGGCGATCAATCCGCCAAGGCCGAGCAACGAAATCGAGGCCGGAGTCGGAACCAACTGTCCGGCGACGCCCGTCGAAATCTCTCGGAACGAGGCATCAAAGAATCCGGCTCCCGGGGCGTCCAGGAACAACTGAACGAGCGATCCGTCCAAAGGCTGCCCCGGAACATCCATTGCAAAGAACCCGGTGTTGCCAACAAAGGCGCCGGCGAGGATCGGAACGAAGAAGCTGTTCGAAATAGCGCCGTTGAAGAACGTCGCGCCGCCGAAGTTGATCCAGTCACCCGTCAAATCGCCCTCGAGACGATTGCCGAGCGTGTCCGTGATCGTGAAATGGCCGATTCCCTGGGCCGTGCCGAAGACGTTGTTCTTATTGAACACCGACAAATTCAGCACGAAATCCGCGGCAGAACCGCCGAAAAAGCCCGGATTGAACACCGCCGTTCCAGCGCCGGGTCCGACAACGCGCGAAACCGATCCGTCGGTTCGCAACCCGCCGCCATTCGTTGCCAGCGCCGTGAAATTGCCGGTTCCATTTCCGTTGTCGTTGTAAATACCGTTCAGGTTCGTGTACGTAAACGTCACCAACGGGCCGGCAACGGCAGAACCCGCGGCAACGACCATGGCCAACGCACCAACAGCGATCGATTGAAATTTGGGCACGGAAACATTCCTCTCTCTCTAGGGCCTTCATCCGTCCTCCCCCGCCAACGGGAAACCAATCCGGACGAATGAGGGCCGACCTCCGGACCCTATTTTCTCCAGAACTCGCACTTTTGCAAGGCGATCTCCGACTT
The DNA window shown above is from Phycisphaeraceae bacterium and carries:
- a CDS encoding OPT/YSL family transporter, giving the protein MTTPEPKGLPAHIEPVNEGEPVSTDVAALTAAMANMSAEQKDEYWFKHVYQGDKMPQLTWRAVFVGGILGMLMSAANLYTTLSIGWAFGIAITACVLSFVMWNFVVLCSGKRVSQMSVLENACMASCASAAGYSTGSTIATMFGALALLQDIPPGKTAADMPTWAVPGGTPGILTLFTFCTGLMGVFLAIPMKRQMINHEQLPFPSGIAAAETLRSLYSKSLEAIHKAYALVIALALGLLVGFLRVGDDVLDKVSFLRKFFDFFGNRIRIPSEIEMRFIDRLYPGQRHAAGFAFEPSALLIAAGMIVGMRISLSLVLSSLLLYAVVGPKLAAVDAAHLEAPAMAVLEASQATSKAPAPPADVAASAVAAAVSAAEKLGLDAAPVRTAAQNAATIQLDEIAAAQAEAERVAKKENRSAKKLSESELADQRDAIATGIGNAAAKTAAFNYANREAIKAGDAAAASAKAAGQNEAQIEAARAAAFNPLRYQPNFIWDWGGGTITITRWSLWGGTSLMVFSSLMAVALQWKTLVRAFRGQRAEAGLHERAELSRIEVPGMWMILGMVPITIAMVWLQIQAFKVSWYAGIIAVAMSFVLSLVASRATGETDTTPIGAMGKVMQLMFAGLAPANISANLASAGIAANSASSSADLLTDLKTGYLLGANPRKQFLAQFFGVFFGTVAIVPIWYLMVPNREKLESFALPSTRAWEAVARVLVRGVAELPPSAVWAIFIGAVVGVILPIVDRLLPQKYRGYMPSATGMGLAWVMPFNNAFSFFIGAVIALVWSKIASKSCEKYNVPIASGLIAGESLMAAALAITATVVGLMIQAGWIL
- a CDS encoding OPT/YSL family transporter, whose amino-acid sequence is MAIPTLTDEQVRTWSREQKDRWWLENVFRGSMPQLTFRAALTGFLLGGILSATNLYVGAKTGWTLGVGLTSVILSFSIYRLLSRFGMRDMTILENNCTQSVATAAGYMTGPLISGITAYMWVQNQLMPWWQMLLFNVVLSILGVLVAFPMKRRFINDEQQPFPEGRACGVVLDTLYTSHAAVGMFKAKALAIAAGLTGLLSFLMGESYLKALHALYLVFKTGEKWQAVLVNYKDQLDQTWHLPHNIEGFYTWLGKKGWEPAIGGIPLRQLALTPALDLAMVGAGALMGIKSASSLLIGMMINFAVIAPIMINYGEIQPKSGSLAAGDAVFGRVQILNTWSLWWGIVMMVVASLTALFARPKIFIEAFKGLTRRGDRPHDPVRHIELPLWVSFVGIPIVGAIGVWMATAWFGVPVIFGATAIPMVIVLTLIAASSTALTGTTPTGALSKIPQFTYGALDPKHPPTNLMTGVMCVEVASNASNLLMDIKPGYMLGAKPRQQAWAHTIGITAGAMASVPLFYALFLSSYRPGDNVEQKMVTGQFGFPSALQWKGVSELVTSIFGGGTGSLLTTSIVWSMVIAGVMGLVFEVIRIRTKGKFPLSPLAIGLGVVVPPESTMAMFAGAAFFWLMHKIYYARKDSFGHRLWIDTHEPICAGIIAGAALVGIGDILVRVFALAPPQA
- a CDS encoding radical SAM protein; amino-acid sequence: MPAVLDHSVSGVRIDSRLSSIRAKIDSGQRLSLEDGELLFTTPDIWTVCELADSVRRRLHGDIAYYNINRHLNYSNICALSCKFCEFYRKKDDDGAYTRDMEYVKDQVRQAVENGATEMHSVGGLHPYLPFSYYTDLVSTIRDTARSLGSELHVKAFTAVEIVHLAKIAKVYKADDRVSGIRFVLERLKEAGLGSLPGGGAEVFDDRVHDEAFKGKIRSDVWLDVHRVAHELGLNTNATILYGHIEEREDRLVHMDMLRRAQDRALARMGYEGVKVSRCQGVQSGGIEAHGAIGHLGYSGDEGTDVPVITLTRENTPLPERVAFGSPSTPRHLDTLAPPQADTSTPSSSGYFQTIIPLPFFPDGSDLEHLPGPAGLENLRTLAIARLMLDNFPHVKAFWIMQTLPMAQLMLQSGADDIDGTVVWYDITKVGGSSTHQEVNVWTLQKAIREAGFKPVERDTLYRRVSRDGNLWRVADDRS
- a CDS encoding MFS transporter, with the protein product MATSKRSHHSKAKHDPFAALRHPNYRLFAAGFVTSATGLQMMAMALAWEIYERASAENFLGPKGAALALGFIGLARALPVVIMALPAGYVIDSFDRKRVLFLTQSGFAIMAALLAFASFSTASLWLMFLLITLSGCVRSFNGPTRSSLLPDLVPEHDFPNAVTWNSGMFQVAAVAGPLIAGYIIYHVHHAWPVYAISAILCAVFALTTLGLRPISHHTAARGKMSLAGMLDGLSHLWKERTIFAAITLDLFAVLLGGATALLPIYASDILHVGAVGLGWLKAGPYIGAGVMALVLAWFPLIRRAGPAMLLSIAGFGFCTIIFGISTSFALSMTMLVLLGALDSISIVVRHVLVQLRTPRHLRGRVSAVNSVFIECSNELGAFESGLVARFFGPIISVVSGGLGTILVVAGVAWLIPEIRRLDKLHDKPIDLAEDAGK
- the floA gene encoding flotillin-like protein FloA (flotillin-like protein involved in membrane lipid rafts) — translated: MPTPVLIGLGVVGGIILLIFITIFFQFAALWFQALLSNASVGIFDMIAMRFRKVDVRTIVYSRIRAVKAGMDIPTNALETHYLAGGRVPHVINALISAQKAKIPLTWDVATAIDLAGRDIVDAVQTSVNPKVIDCPAQNGPRATIDAVAKDGIQLRCKARVTVRTNIARLVGGATEETIIARVGQGIVSTIGSAADHKAVLENPDQISKTVMRSGLDAGTAFEILSIDIADVDVGDNIGAKLQADQAQADKARFQAEAEKRRALAMALEQENKAKIQENQAIVTLAQAEVPKAMSDALRNGRLGVMDYYRLQNVQADTAMRAGIAGDTNNLPNQG